In Deinococcus roseus, the following proteins share a genomic window:
- a CDS encoding HesB/IscA family protein, with the protein MSTTLQNISISETGALKAQEILERSNKPGAGVRVFIKSGGCSGYQYGMAIDDRELDGDTIVVDRGIKLIVDRMSIELLQGSQVDYVENMMGGGFTVNNPNATSSCGCGHSFRTDGKNAETGGGCGSH; encoded by the coding sequence ATGAGCACGACCCTCCAGAACATCAGCATTTCAGAAACCGGCGCCCTCAAAGCGCAGGAAATCCTTGAGCGCAGCAACAAGCCCGGTGCAGGTGTGCGGGTTTTCATCAAGAGCGGTGGATGCAGCGGTTACCAGTATGGCATGGCCATCGATGACCGCGAACTCGACGGAGACACCATTGTGGTGGACCGGGGCATCAAACTGATCGTGGACCGAATGAGCATTGAGTTGCTGCAGGGTTCACAGGTGGATTACGTTGAAAACATGATGGGAGGCGGTTTCACCGTCAACAACCCCAATGCCACCAGCAGCTGTGGTTGTGGCCACTCTTTCCGCACCGATGGCAAAAATGCCGAAACCGGTGGCGGTTGCGGCAGCCACTGA